A stretch of Cicer arietinum cultivar CDC Frontier isolate Library 1 chromosome 5, Cicar.CDCFrontier_v2.0, whole genome shotgun sequence DNA encodes these proteins:
- the LOC101491359 gene encoding pleckstrin homology domain-containing protein 1 → MENLWRAATGQEPNPEDYTGIQFWSNPERTGWLTKQGDYIKTWRRRYFVLKQGKLFWFKTPSAASSSSSVPRGVISVSTCLTVKGAEDVLHKASAFELSTPHSTMFFIADNDKDKEDWINSIGRAIVLNSRSHADSEVIDYGQSNAT, encoded by the coding sequence atggAGAATCTATGGCGAGCAGCAACAGGTCAAGAACCAAACCCAGAAGACTACACCGGAATCCAATTCTGGTCAAATCCAGAACGCACCGGCTGGTTAACTAAACAAGGCGACTACATCAAAACCTGGCGCCGTCGCTATTTTGTTCTCAAACAAGGCAAACTCTTCTGGTTCAAAACCCCTTCCGCCGCTTCATCATCTTCCTCTGTCCCACGTGGCGTCATCTCCGTTTCCACTTGTTTAACCGTTAAGGGAGCTGAGGATGTTCTTCATAAAGCATCTGCTTTTGAACTCTCTACGCCTCATTCCACTATGTTCTTTATTGCTgataatgataaagataaaGAGGATTGGATTAATTCAATTGGTCGTGCTATTGTTCTTAATTCTCGATCTCATGCTGATTCTGAGGTTATTGATTATGGTCAATCTAACGCTACTTGA